CACATGCAACCTGTGCCCCATCAGAATAACTTAATTCATCTGGCAGGTAGACGAGATCTTTTTCTTCAGCAAGCAAATATTCTGCCATTCCCCCATTACGCTGCCAGCCGTAGGCCCTCCGGTAAGGACTTGTGCAGGATATCATATATCCTCTGCGGCAGTCGTTGCACACGCCGCAACCTGAAATGTGATAAACAATTACACGATCTCCAGTTTTAAACCGCCGGCACCCTGGACCAGTTGTGACGATCTGACCACATGGTTCATGCCCGGCAATCATTCCAGGCTGGTATCCTTCCGGACCTTTACCAAGATGTTGGTGATAGATACATCTTATATCCGAACCACAGATTGTAGAAGATTTCATTTTTAGTAAAACCTCGCCATGCCCTGGAACAGGTATATCAAATTCCTTTAGTTCCACAGTACTGTTTCCGGGCATAATTGCGCCGATCATTGTACTCATATTTTATCTCCTGTGAAAATAGTTATTAAGGAGGAGTAATTTCTCCATTCAAATCCCACAAGTCCTCCCAGCTCTGGTTTTCTTTCCACAGAAACACCTGTCCTTTAATTAGTCTGCAATTTTTATCTATTTGTGAAATACTTTGCATATCATTTTCGGTTAATTGGAATTTGACAACAGATTCAAGATTTTCAAAGTAATGATTTACAGAAAATGGAATCGGGATTTGCCCGCGTTGGATTGACCATTTAATGGCAACTTGTGCCGGCGTGACATTTAATCTTTCAGCAATGGACACGAGCAGTGGGTCTTCAAGGTCAATGGTATCATCCGGGGTTCTATCGCGTTGAGGCCGTCTCGGTGAGCCGAGCGGACAATAAGCAATCGGTTGAATACCGTGCTGTAAACAGAATTCCAACAATTCCGGTTGTTGAAAATGAGGGTGCAATTCCATTTCGTTGCATGCAGGTTTTATTTCTGCATCTCTCAATAGCAACTTCAACTTGGGAATAGTCATATTGGACGTTCCGATATGTTTAACAAGACCTTTATCAACCAGCTTTTCCATTTCACGCCATGTTTTCATATAATTTTCATGAA
Above is a window of bacterium DNA encoding:
- a CDS encoding aldo/keto reductase, which encodes MIENSTNRKQIDPELIPELTLSTGHKIPCIGLGTFGSDSVPAETVAQTVKRAIYAGYRHIDCASVYGNEKNIGSIFKKIIHSGFLKREDLWITSKVWNDMHDRVEESCIKSLADLQIDYLDLYLVHWPFPNYHPPKCDVRSRSANAQPYIHENYMKTWREMEKLVDKGLVKHIGTSNMTIPKLKLLLRDAEIKPACNEMELHPHFQQPELLEFCLQHGIQPIAYCPLGSPRRPQRDRTPDDTIDLEDPLLVSIAERLNVTPAQVAIKWSIQRGQIPIPFSVNHYFENLESVVKFQLTENDMQSISQIDKNCRLIKGQVFLWKENQSWEDLWDLNGEITPP